Proteins encoded in a region of the Sphingopyxis sp. OAS728 genome:
- the folD gene encoding bifunctional methylenetetrahydrofolate dehydrogenase/methenyltetrahydrofolate cyclohydrolase FolD: MTATARIIDGKRRADQLRRDIAIGVERLRDESGVVPKLAAILVGDDPASAIYVRRKGEQAAAVGMQSESHRLSATISQDELLALIDRLNHDGTVHGILVQLPLPPHIDKAAVLRRVDPRKDVDGFHPVNVGLLASDGEAVDGRIIPCTPMGCMMLLADELGSLEGLNAVVVGCSNIVGRPMAQLLLQARCTVSIAHIHTRDLPELVARADILVSAAGAPGLIRGSWIKPGAVVVDVGINRVPGDNGNGSRIVGDVCFDEAKARAAAITPVPGGVGPMTIACLLENTLRAAIAMKSDRDGEAAVGKEPASQLVRI, translated from the coding sequence ATGACGGCGACAGCGCGGATAATCGACGGGAAGCGGCGCGCCGACCAATTGCGCCGCGACATCGCGATCGGCGTGGAACGGCTGCGCGACGAATCCGGCGTCGTGCCCAAGCTCGCCGCAATATTGGTCGGCGACGATCCCGCCAGCGCCATATATGTCCGTCGCAAGGGCGAGCAGGCGGCCGCGGTCGGAATGCAAAGCGAAAGTCACCGGCTTTCCGCCACGATTTCGCAGGACGAGTTGCTGGCGCTGATCGACCGGCTCAACCACGACGGAACCGTGCACGGCATATTGGTGCAGCTGCCGCTGCCGCCGCATATCGACAAGGCGGCCGTGCTGCGCCGTGTCGATCCGCGCAAGGATGTCGACGGCTTTCATCCGGTCAACGTCGGACTGCTCGCGAGCGACGGCGAAGCGGTCGATGGCCGGATCATTCCCTGCACCCCAATGGGCTGCATGATGCTGCTCGCCGACGAGCTCGGCTCGCTCGAGGGGCTGAACGCCGTGGTCGTCGGCTGCTCGAACATTGTCGGCCGCCCGATGGCGCAGCTGCTCCTCCAGGCCCGCTGCACGGTGTCGATTGCCCATATCCACACCCGCGACCTTCCCGAACTTGTCGCACGCGCCGACATATTGGTGAGCGCCGCCGGCGCCCCGGGGCTGATCCGGGGATCGTGGATCAAGCCCGGCGCCGTCGTCGTCGACGTCGGCATCAATCGCGTGCCGGGCGACAACGGCAACGGATCGCGGATCGTCGGCGATGTCTGCTTCGACGAAGCGAAGGCGCGCGCAGCTGCGATCACCCCGGTTCCGGGCGGCGTCGGACCGATGACGATTGCATGCTTGCTGGAAAACACCCTGCGCGCGGCCATCGCGATGAAGTCGGATCGCGATGGCGAAGCCGCCGTCGGAAAGGAACCGGCATCGCAACTGGTCCGAATCTGA